A portion of the Oxynema aestuarii AP17 genome contains these proteins:
- the murG gene encoding undecaprenyldiphospho-muramoylpentapeptide beta-N-acetylglucosaminyltransferase gives MSNQPIKLLIAASGTGGHLFPAIATAEQLSDYQIEWLGVPHRMETQLIGDRYPLHTIAVEGFQTRLGLGTFKILARLLASTFQVRRLLQRGHFNGVFTTGGYIAAPAILAARSLGLPVILHESNALPGKVTRWFSRWCEVVAVGFQHARSYLPGARVVWVGTPVRQTFLTPTPLDLPIPPEVPLIAVVGGSQGAVAVNQLVRQCASAWLDAGAWIVHQTGENDPDANSFEHPHYLSLPFYDNMAGLFQRANLAISRAGAGTLTELAVTRTPSVLIPFPFAAEDHQSVNAAGFARAGAAVVYPQAELTADRLKAQVLQWLNQPQILVEMSENAGQLAVPDSSDRLAKLVRDSLEKAARSSTP, from the coding sequence TTGAGCAACCAACCGATTAAACTGTTAATTGCCGCCAGTGGTACGGGCGGTCATTTATTTCCCGCGATCGCCACTGCCGAGCAACTGAGCGACTATCAGATCGAATGGCTCGGCGTCCCCCACCGCATGGAAACCCAATTGATCGGCGATCGCTATCCCCTCCACACGATCGCCGTCGAAGGCTTTCAAACCCGCCTCGGACTCGGAACCTTCAAAATCCTCGCTCGCCTCCTCGCCTCCACCTTCCAAGTCCGTCGCTTGCTCCAACGCGGTCACTTTAACGGCGTCTTCACCACAGGCGGTTACATCGCCGCACCCGCCATCCTCGCCGCGCGTTCCCTCGGCTTACCCGTCATCCTCCACGAATCCAACGCCTTACCCGGTAAAGTCACGCGCTGGTTCAGTCGCTGGTGCGAAGTCGTCGCCGTCGGCTTCCAACACGCTCGCTCTTACTTACCAGGCGCCCGCGTCGTCTGGGTCGGTACTCCCGTGCGCCAAACCTTTTTAACCCCCACTCCCCTCGATCTACCGATCCCGCCAGAGGTTCCCTTAATCGCCGTCGTCGGCGGATCTCAAGGGGCCGTCGCCGTCAACCAACTGGTGCGTCAGTGCGCCAGCGCTTGGCTCGATGCAGGAGCTTGGATCGTCCATCAGACCGGAGAAAACGACCCGGACGCCAACAGTTTCGAGCATCCTCACTATCTTTCCCTCCCGTTTTACGACAATATGGCGGGCTTATTTCAACGGGCGAATTTAGCCATTTCTCGCGCTGGCGCCGGAACCCTGACCGAATTAGCGGTGACGCGCACTCCCTCGGTGCTGATTCCCTTTCCCTTTGCGGCGGAAGACCATCAATCGGTCAACGCCGCAGGATTTGCTCGAGCCGGGGCCGCCGTGGTTTACCCCCAAGCTGAATTGACGGCGGACAGGTTAAAAGCGCAAGTCTTGCAATGGTTGAACCAGCCGCAAATCTTGGTGGAAATGAGCGAAAATGCCGGGCAATTGGCCGTTCCCGACAGTAGCGATCGCCTCGCCAAGCTGGTGCGCGATTCCCTGGAAAAAGCCGCCCGATCTTCGACTCCCTAA
- a CDS encoding transporter substrate-binding domain-containing protein — MTSRPWIVSVLIFGSLLWGCLPGVAESLKVGTNVFEPFVFVDEISEKPVGYSIELWDRIETELEIGESEFVVFDSVADVLEAVESGEVDAAIAGITITAQREQTIDFSHGYYETGLRILVLDRPINPIQIFSSYLFSSTTLQAFAVVFGAALVSAHLLWFFERRLNPEMFPKRYFPGIWEAFWWSFVTATTVGYGDKCPQSVIGRAIAIVWMMAAIFVFAYFTATIASLEMRSRIEGPNDLYQHRIGAIEGTTSASYLRSRPIQLVEFTTREAAYQALKQQKIRAVVSDAPTLLYRAKRDPDFRVVGRLFAKQQYGIAFPESSPYRERINRILLKLKEEGELEALENRWFLNESEL; from the coding sequence GTGACTTCTCGACCCTGGATCGTTAGTGTTCTTATTTTCGGTAGTTTACTCTGGGGATGTCTTCCCGGTGTCGCCGAATCGTTGAAAGTCGGGACGAACGTGTTCGAACCGTTTGTTTTTGTCGATGAAATCTCGGAAAAACCTGTCGGATACAGTATCGAACTGTGGGATCGGATCGAAACTGAATTGGAAATTGGCGAGTCGGAATTCGTCGTTTTTGATTCCGTCGCCGACGTTTTAGAAGCCGTAGAATCAGGAGAAGTCGATGCGGCGATCGCCGGAATTACAATTACCGCCCAACGAGAACAAACGATCGATTTTTCGCACGGTTATTACGAAACCGGATTGCGAATTTTAGTTTTAGATCGGCCTATCAATCCTATCCAAATTTTTTCCAGTTATCTCTTTTCCAGCACCACTTTACAAGCGTTTGCCGTCGTCTTCGGTGCGGCTTTGGTTTCCGCTCATTTACTCTGGTTTTTCGAGCGCCGTCTCAACCCGGAAATGTTTCCTAAACGCTATTTTCCCGGGATTTGGGAGGCGTTTTGGTGGTCGTTTGTCACCGCAACTACCGTGGGATATGGCGATAAATGTCCCCAGTCAGTTATCGGACGGGCGATCGCGATCGTTTGGATGATGGCGGCGATTTTTGTATTTGCTTATTTTACCGCAACCATTGCCTCCTTGGAAATGCGATCGCGCATCGAAGGTCCCAATGATTTATATCAACACAGAATAGGCGCAATTGAAGGCACGACCTCCGCTTCGTACTTGCGATCGCGTCCGATTCAATTAGTCGAATTTACCACCCGCGAAGCCGCTTATCAAGCCCTGAAACAGCAAAAAATTCGAGCCGTGGTCAGTGACGCCCCTACCTTACTTTATCGTGCCAAACGCGACCCGGATTTTCGTGTCGTCGGTCGTCTGTTTGCCAAACAACAATATGGCATTGCTTTCCCCGAAAGCAGTCCCTATCGCGAACGCATCAATCGCATTTTGTTGAAGTTAAAAGAAGAAGGCGAACTCGAAGCGTTGGAGAATCGTTGGTTTTTAAACGAATCGGAATTATAA
- a CDS encoding DALR anticodon-binding domain-containing protein, with amino-acid sequence MVLSIVDCLDRFSFEAIATAEIRRATAANDLSPPASIPLKRVEDPQRLLYSCAIALPLAASEGADPRKIAEAIAAAFVRSPGGDLDFSIEAVGSGWLHLWPSDRAVAGQLQRLSEFPWPNSVSQPIEGIRRDVFLLQYAHARCCSLLRMARRDGAIAYIEGEDFPWLDGAGRLNLCRRAEFEAIGALFASLDRCARSGDRAAVLKAATALSHRFLNFYRDCRIWGDIQAERPDLARSRLGLVAATRPVLKFLLEERLGVFAPEEL; translated from the coding sequence ATGGTTCTCTCGATCGTCGATTGTCTCGATCGCTTCAGCTTTGAGGCGATCGCCACTGCCGAAATCCGCCGCGCCACCGCCGCGAACGATCTCTCTCCTCCCGCCTCGATTCCGTTAAAACGAGTCGAAGACCCCCAGCGCTTGCTTTACAGTTGCGCGATCGCCCTGCCATTGGCCGCCTCCGAGGGCGCGGACCCCCGGAAAATAGCCGAGGCGATCGCCGCCGCCTTCGTCCGCTCTCCTGGCGGGGATTTGGACTTTTCCATCGAAGCGGTCGGTTCCGGTTGGCTGCACTTATGGCCGAGCGATCGGGCCGTAGCGGGTCAATTGCAACGCCTGAGCGAGTTTCCCTGGCCAAACAGCGTGTCGCAGCCCATCGAGGGCATTCGCCGGGATGTCTTTCTCCTTCAGTACGCCCACGCCCGATGTTGTTCCTTGCTGCGGATGGCACGACGGGACGGTGCGATCGCGTACATCGAGGGCGAAGACTTCCCGTGGCTCGATGGCGCGGGACGGCTCAACCTCTGTCGCCGCGCCGAATTCGAGGCGATCGGGGCCTTGTTCGCCAGCTTGGATCGCTGCGCGCGATCCGGCGATCGCGCCGCCGTTCTCAAAGCCGCCACCGCTTTAAGTCACCGTTTCTTAAACTTCTATCGAGATTGCCGCATTTGGGGGGACATTCAAGCGGAACGGCCCGATCTGGCGCGATCGCGCCTCGGTCTGGTCGCCGCCACCCGCCCCGTGCTGAAATTCTTACTGGAAGAGCGATTGGGAGTTTTCGCCCCCGAGGAACTTTAG
- a CDS encoding nuclear transport factor 2 family protein, which translates to MRNFPPVPALSLTVRDLGQIARSPLLRWLRCRSLASVLLSATLWTAGGIGPQAIATASPQQVPPTLTNLIRQIDGAANRQDLGSLLQFYSPRFTHSDGLTRETLAAALTRLWERYPDLDYRTRVESWEAVDNGFEVETVTEIEGTGMSSDRAVRLKATLRSRQRYENGQMVRQDLLAENTEVTSGDNPPEVKVNLPDEVRVGGRYNFDAIVLEPLRDDLLLGYAIDEPARADRLLNPSQVQLQPLAAGGIFKVGRAGAIEDSLWISAALFRHDGLSLITRRLRILERGDRNSHLPL; encoded by the coding sequence ATGCGTAATTTCCCCCCTGTTCCGGCTCTGAGCCTCACCGTGCGCGATCTCGGCCAGATCGCGCGATCGCCCCTTTTGCGTTGGCTGCGCTGCCGTTCGCTCGCTTCCGTACTGTTGAGCGCGACCTTGTGGACGGCGGGGGGAATCGGGCCGCAGGCGATCGCCACCGCGTCCCCGCAGCAAGTTCCGCCGACCCTGACCAACTTAATCCGGCAAATCGACGGGGCCGCCAACCGTCAGGATCTCGGCAGTTTGTTGCAATTTTACAGCCCGCGCTTCACCCATTCCGACGGCTTGACTCGGGAGACCCTCGCCGCCGCTCTCACTCGCCTGTGGGAACGTTACCCAGACCTGGACTACCGCACCCGGGTCGAATCCTGGGAAGCGGTGGATAATGGCTTTGAAGTGGAAACGGTGACGGAGATCGAGGGAACGGGGATGTCGAGCGATCGCGCCGTGCGCCTGAAAGCCACCTTGCGATCGCGCCAGCGCTACGAAAACGGGCAAATGGTGCGCCAAGATCTGCTCGCGGAGAATACCGAGGTCACCTCCGGGGACAATCCCCCCGAGGTCAAAGTCAATTTACCCGACGAAGTGCGCGTCGGCGGACGCTATAACTTTGACGCGATCGTTTTGGAACCGTTACGCGACGATTTGCTGTTAGGATATGCGATCGACGAACCCGCGCGGGCCGATCGCCTTTTAAACCCTTCTCAAGTGCAATTACAACCCCTTGCGGCGGGGGGGATTTTCAAAGTCGGTCGAGCCGGGGCGATCGAAGATAGTCTCTGGATTTCCGCCGCCTTGTTCCGTCACGACGGTTTGAGTTTGATCACCCGCCGCCTGCGGATTCTAGAGCGCGGCGATCGCAACAGTCATTTGCCCTTGTGA
- a CDS encoding Cof-type HAD-IIB family hydrolase yields MTQTATDTAVQTGTSSNCQENCQDIRLLVLDIDGTIAGVSNQVSDRVKQAIVEAQRQGVSVAIATGRMYRSALRFYREIGSTLPLIAYQGAWIADPTNNRRHGHWPLASEIALELLDEFDRPEVRSLFSVHCYIDDRLYVRELTPASRAYGDRTGVEPIAVGDLRSVVADSAPTKVLALGHEIEVISQLLDTFRRRYRGGELYLTQSHDYFLEAGNPQVNKGVAVRYLTEEILGLSAANVMAIGDNFNDLEMLDYAGIGVAMGNAPDAVRAVGDWLAPSVDRDGVAAAIEEFIL; encoded by the coding sequence ATGACTCAAACAGCGACCGATACCGCCGTACAGACTGGGACTTCATCGAATTGTCAAGAGAATTGTCAGGATATTCGACTGCTCGTTCTCGATATTGACGGGACGATCGCCGGGGTCTCGAATCAGGTGAGCGATCGCGTCAAACAGGCGATCGTCGAGGCGCAACGTCAGGGGGTGTCCGTGGCGATCGCCACGGGACGGATGTACCGTTCTGCCTTGCGTTTCTATCGCGAAATTGGCTCGACATTACCGTTAATTGCCTATCAAGGGGCGTGGATTGCCGATCCGACAAACAATCGGCGTCACGGACATTGGCCGTTGGCGTCGGAAATTGCGTTAGAGTTGCTCGATGAATTCGACCGTCCGGAAGTGCGATCGCTGTTTTCCGTGCATTGCTATATCGACGATCGCCTCTACGTTCGCGAGTTAACCCCAGCCAGTCGCGCTTACGGCGATCGCACCGGGGTCGAACCGATCGCCGTGGGGGACTTGCGGTCCGTGGTGGCGGACTCGGCGCCGACGAAAGTGCTCGCGTTGGGGCACGAAATCGAGGTGATTTCCCAACTCCTAGACACCTTCCGGCGTCGCTACCGAGGTGGCGAACTCTACCTGACCCAATCCCACGACTACTTTTTAGAAGCAGGCAATCCTCAAGTCAATAAAGGGGTGGCGGTTCGTTATTTAACTGAAGAAATTCTAGGCTTATCGGCGGCGAACGTGATGGCGATCGGGGATAATTTCAACGACCTCGAAATGCTCGACTATGCGGGAATCGGGGTAGCGATGGGCAATGCGCCGGATGCGGTGCGGGCCGTGGGGGACTGGCTGGCGCCGAGTGTCGATCGCGATGGGGTGGCGGCGGCGATCGAAGAGTTCATCCTCTGA
- a CDS encoding zinc ribbon domain-containing protein, whose amino-acid sequence MRYLYALNIHRQKMPLDKRQYDCPSCHASIDRDLNAAINVENAESSAV is encoded by the coding sequence ATGCGGTATTTGTACGCCTTGAACATTCACCGACAAAAAATGCCCCTGGACAAAAGACAGTATGATTGTCCGAGCTGTCACGCCTCCATAGATCGTGACTTAAATGCGGCAATTAATGTAGAAAACGCGGAGAGCTCAGCCGTGTAA